One genomic window of Arthrobacter sp. KBS0703 includes the following:
- a CDS encoding DEAD/DEAH box helicase: MTVTATHRELNVAPGSVVRVRDEDWLVTSVEKSVDGTLIRVQGLSELVRDTTAAFYSALDTVEVVDPAKSKVVADDTPNYRRARLFLETTLRKTPTPQSAEYLTVSTRMLSRNLKYQQIAVAKALDTENIRPRILIADAVGLGKTLEIGMILSELVKRGRGERILIVTPRHVLEQMQHELWCRFALPFVRLDSAGIQKIRQKLPATRNPFTYYKRAIISMDTLKSPRYRAQLGKLHWDAVVIDEAHNVTNTQAMNNELARVLAPNTEALILASATPHNGRNESFAEILRLLDPTAVRPDGTFDPKHVENLIIRRHRHSPEVAQEVGADWAERDEPDNRLVSASAAENAIAEELSDVWLYPEGKTAPYSGQNGALFSWILAKAFLSSPAALLETVTERLRKLDADSPSEAKETEALTRLAKLAEAANTGESAKYTELVSYLKKIGVGKGFPLRAVVFAERVATLKWLQESLPKSLGLKPENVGLLHGGLSDVEQQSIVDQFKRGNSPLRVLVTGDVASEGVNLHAECHHLIHFDIPWSLIRIEQRNGRIDRFGQRQKPQITTLLLNPHNTRFSGDIKVLTRLMEREYEAHTVLNDVASLMGQYSVKQEEDAIRDVLLGKKDFEDVVGEPDADPDSGDLWDFLDFEALKDDGETETIPVEKPLGLYSTDLDFLDEALKEAFGDPHKVLGWTIHAGHGLAELNPPVDLQHRLGYLPQDYLSERRVTERLKLATTVDAGTRELNRARESDDMSWPEAHYLGPLHPVLDWASDRALSSMSRSEVLVVRGDVDATQILLMGTLMNRRGQVVSKAFIAVDFPDPANPTFCLSEPLGDLGEHLSSIGVDAKATNPGPVTVNGLQALLPQAVESARQTMQLTFEAAANSANQRLQVWKDRATGWTQLSFDFAQRAEVKKQRERVSEEQRIAESLAPAQRLVRPLLIVVPRATPVAIPEGADQ; encoded by the coding sequence TTGACAGTTACAGCCACACACCGGGAACTCAACGTCGCACCCGGTTCGGTGGTCCGTGTCCGGGACGAGGACTGGCTGGTCACCAGCGTCGAAAAATCCGTGGACGGCACCCTCATACGGGTCCAGGGCCTTAGCGAGCTCGTTCGGGACACCACCGCAGCTTTTTACTCCGCGCTGGACACCGTCGAAGTCGTGGACCCGGCCAAGTCCAAGGTCGTGGCCGATGACACCCCCAACTACCGCCGCGCGCGCCTCTTTCTTGAAACCACGCTTCGCAAGACTCCGACACCCCAGTCGGCAGAGTACCTGACTGTCTCCACCCGCATGCTGTCGCGGAACCTCAAGTACCAGCAGATCGCCGTCGCAAAGGCCCTGGACACCGAGAACATCCGCCCGCGCATCCTGATCGCAGACGCCGTGGGCCTCGGCAAGACCCTCGAGATCGGCATGATCCTCAGCGAGCTAGTCAAGCGCGGCCGCGGCGAACGCATCCTGATCGTCACCCCGCGCCACGTGCTGGAGCAGATGCAGCACGAGCTCTGGTGCCGCTTCGCTTTGCCGTTCGTCCGTCTCGACTCCGCCGGCATTCAGAAGATCCGGCAGAAACTCCCGGCCACCCGCAACCCCTTCACCTACTACAAGCGCGCCATCATCTCGATGGATACGCTGAAAAGCCCCCGCTACCGGGCCCAGCTCGGCAAGCTGCATTGGGACGCGGTGGTCATTGACGAGGCCCACAACGTCACGAACACCCAAGCCATGAACAACGAGCTCGCCCGGGTGCTCGCGCCGAACACCGAGGCGCTCATCCTGGCCTCCGCTACCCCGCACAACGGGCGCAACGAATCGTTCGCCGAAATCCTGCGTCTGCTGGACCCCACAGCCGTCCGCCCCGACGGCACCTTCGACCCAAAACACGTGGAGAACCTCATCATCCGCCGGCACCGGCACAGCCCCGAGGTCGCTCAAGAAGTCGGCGCGGACTGGGCCGAACGGGATGAACCGGACAACAGGCTCGTGTCCGCCTCCGCCGCGGAGAACGCGATTGCCGAGGAGCTCTCCGACGTCTGGCTCTACCCCGAAGGCAAAACGGCGCCGTATTCGGGCCAGAACGGCGCCCTGTTCTCCTGGATCCTTGCCAAGGCGTTCCTCTCCAGCCCGGCCGCCCTTCTGGAGACGGTCACTGAGCGCCTAAGGAAGCTCGACGCCGATTCCCCCTCCGAAGCCAAGGAAACCGAAGCCCTCACTCGTCTCGCCAAGCTCGCCGAGGCGGCCAACACCGGCGAATCGGCCAAGTACACCGAGCTTGTCAGCTACCTGAAGAAGATCGGCGTCGGCAAGGGCTTCCCGTTGCGGGCTGTCGTCTTCGCCGAGCGCGTTGCCACGCTCAAGTGGCTTCAAGAGTCGCTACCCAAATCCCTCGGCCTCAAACCGGAAAACGTCGGCCTCCTGCATGGTGGCCTCAGCGATGTCGAGCAGCAAAGCATCGTGGACCAGTTCAAGCGCGGCAACAGCCCGCTGCGTGTACTGGTCACCGGTGACGTCGCGTCCGAAGGCGTGAACCTGCACGCCGAATGCCATCACCTGATTCACTTCGACATCCCCTGGAGCCTGATCCGGATCGAACAGCGGAACGGCCGGATCGACCGCTTCGGCCAGCGCCAGAAACCGCAAATCACCACATTGCTCCTGAACCCGCACAACACCCGCTTCTCCGGCGACATCAAGGTCCTCACGCGTCTGATGGAACGCGAGTATGAGGCGCACACGGTCCTCAACGACGTCGCCTCCCTCATGGGGCAGTACAGCGTCAAGCAGGAGGAAGACGCCATCCGCGACGTCCTGCTCGGCAAAAAGGACTTCGAGGACGTTGTCGGGGAGCCAGACGCCGATCCGGACTCCGGTGACCTCTGGGACTTCCTCGACTTCGAGGCCTTGAAAGACGACGGGGAGACGGAGACGATCCCGGTCGAGAAACCGCTTGGTCTCTACTCCACGGATCTTGACTTCCTTGACGAAGCCCTCAAAGAGGCCTTCGGTGATCCGCACAAGGTCCTCGGCTGGACCATCCACGCCGGCCACGGCCTCGCCGAACTCAACCCGCCCGTCGACCTCCAGCACCGCCTCGGCTACCTCCCGCAGGACTACCTGTCTGAGCGGCGGGTCACCGAGCGCCTCAAACTCGCCACAACAGTCGACGCCGGCACCCGGGAACTGAACCGCGCCCGCGAATCCGATGACATGAGTTGGCCCGAGGCCCACTACCTCGGCCCCCTCCACCCCGTGCTGGACTGGGCCAGCGACCGGGCCCTCTCGTCGATGTCCCGCAGTGAAGTCCTCGTGGTCCGCGGCGACGTGGATGCCACCCAGATCCTGCTGATGGGGACCTTGATGAACCGCCGCGGGCAGGTGGTCTCCAAAGCCTTCATCGCGGTGGACTTCCCCGACCCCGCCAACCCGACGTTCTGTCTTTCCGAACCCCTCGGGGATCTGGGCGAGCACCTGAGCAGCATCGGCGTCGACGCCAAAGCGACCAACCCCGGACCCGTCACCGTGAACGGGCTGCAGGCCCTGCTGCCGCAGGCGGTGGAGAGCGCCCGGCAGACTATGCAGCTAACCTTTGAAGCAGCTGCCAATTCGGCCAACCAGCGGCTGCAGGTCTGGAAGGACCGGGCCACGGGCTGGACCCAGCTGTCCTTCGACTTCGCGCAGCGGGCGGAAGTGAAAAAGCAACGCGAGCGTGTCAGCGAGGAACAGCGCATCGCGGAGTCGCTCGCCCCTGCCCAGCGCCTGGTCCGCCCTCTCCTGATCGTCGTTCCCCGCGCAACCCCTGTCGCCATCCCGGAAGGTGCTGACCAGTAA
- a CDS encoding DUF262 domain-containing protein, giving the protein MTTLEDEIAARRRDIFTDAYSMSIGELTNLYREGEVDIHPEFQRIFRWDDLQKSRLIESLLLGIPLPSIFVAQAENGAWDIVDGVQRLSTILQFQGVLKNDEGETLPPLNLHGTTLLPSLAGKQWQNDDAPALSLTQAQRLDFKRAKLDLKIVKRESSAESKYDLFQRLNSYGSQATTQEVRSCMLIGTNREFYAWLNDLARDPHFLSTVALSERLINEQYHLELALRFIILRTLPETEIAKIGNLGDFLSSQALRMALDPAFDMAKEGDAFKKTFALLDEVGNDSVFKRWNDTKDRFQGPFLNTAFEVVGMGLGHSIDSYTDAAETDAIQKAKTFWANDEFSTGFATGVRADTRMAKSVPLGRKLFQK; this is encoded by the coding sequence ATGACCACGTTGGAAGATGAGATAGCAGCGCGACGGCGGGACATATTTACGGACGCATACAGCATGTCCATCGGTGAGTTGACCAATCTGTACCGGGAGGGCGAGGTTGATATCCATCCGGAATTCCAGCGAATTTTTCGCTGGGATGACCTTCAGAAATCACGGTTGATAGAAAGCCTCCTATTGGGGATACCGTTGCCCTCTATCTTTGTCGCACAGGCCGAAAATGGAGCGTGGGATATTGTAGATGGCGTCCAGCGCCTGAGCACTATTCTCCAGTTTCAAGGTGTGCTAAAAAATGATGAAGGCGAAACCTTACCTCCCTTGAATTTGCACGGTACAACTCTTCTTCCGTCCCTCGCTGGTAAGCAATGGCAGAACGACGACGCGCCGGCCCTCTCCCTAACCCAAGCACAACGCTTGGACTTTAAGAGGGCGAAGCTCGATCTCAAGATCGTAAAGCGCGAATCCAGCGCCGAGAGCAAGTACGATCTCTTTCAGAGACTGAACTCATACGGTTCGCAAGCAACCACGCAAGAGGTCAGAAGTTGCATGCTCATTGGGACAAATCGTGAATTCTACGCGTGGCTCAATGACCTCGCCAGAGATCCTCATTTCCTCTCGACAGTGGCTCTAAGTGAGCGCCTGATCAATGAGCAGTACCACCTAGAACTCGCCTTGCGCTTCATCATCCTAAGGACGCTCCCCGAGACCGAGATAGCAAAGATTGGCAATCTAGGCGACTTTCTTTCATCTCAGGCACTAAGAATGGCACTCGACCCGGCTTTCGATATGGCCAAGGAGGGCGACGCATTCAAGAAGACATTTGCATTGCTCGATGAGGTAGGGAATGACTCGGTCTTTAAGCGCTGGAATGATACCAAAGACCGATTCCAGGGGCCATTTCTCAACACAGCTTTCGAAGTTGTAGGAATGGGACTTGGTCACAGCATCGATTCCTACACGGATGCGGCTGAGACAGATGCTATCCAAAAAGCTAAGACTTTCTGGGCCAATGATGAATTCAGCACTGGGTTCGCTACAGGGGTCCGGGCGGATACCCGCATGGCGAAGAGCGTCCCGCTCGGCAGAAAACTTTTTCAAAAGTAG
- a CDS encoding MAE_28990/MAE_18760 family HEPN-like nuclease, which produces MVTLLEQLVDDLDSDLANRRRELIDIRLMVSASTGARLDLLARACHVMAYAHWEGFVKRALKGYLEYLLTRGLNVGDLQLGLQGLALRDSIRAAVEPDRTVDRISDLLQLLDARAAEPFKITPQEVVKTGNMTAATLKALLGCAGLAYLPAYETRENYIDTVLCGRRHRIAHGDWQPITAADARAVASDVLDLCTEINLQIQEAALYKSFMRIKSP; this is translated from the coding sequence GTGGTCACGCTTTTAGAGCAACTTGTTGACGATCTAGATAGCGATCTGGCGAATAGACGACGGGAGCTTATTGACATTCGGCTAATGGTGAGCGCGAGCACGGGGGCACGGCTTGACCTCTTGGCCCGCGCCTGTCATGTCATGGCATATGCCCATTGGGAAGGGTTCGTAAAACGAGCGCTGAAAGGGTACCTGGAATACCTGCTTACCCGCGGGCTAAATGTGGGAGACTTGCAGCTCGGACTGCAAGGACTTGCTCTTCGAGACTCTATCCGGGCGGCGGTAGAACCGGATCGAACAGTCGATCGTATTTCAGACTTGCTTCAACTGCTGGATGCGCGAGCCGCAGAGCCCTTCAAGATTACTCCGCAGGAAGTCGTGAAGACCGGAAACATGACTGCGGCCACGCTTAAAGCGCTCTTGGGTTGTGCAGGCCTCGCCTATCTGCCAGCCTACGAAACGCGCGAGAACTACATTGACACTGTTCTCTGTGGGCGTAGGCATCGAATCGCCCACGGCGATTGGCAGCCGATCACCGCGGCAGATGCCAGGGCAGTGGCGTCGGACGTTCTGGACCTATGTACTGAGATCAACCTCCAAATTCAAGAAGCCGCTCTTTATAAGTCGTTTATGCGCATAAAGAGCCCATAG
- a CDS encoding reverse transcriptase domain-containing protein yields the protein METITMPKRGHGPRPITILPPEARVLYEALVQELEPHLPASSRDIDIDEHRKFGTDDSVDPTKYIVDFDIAAFYEYVDHRILAEELLMQTMNSSAVSALNDLLHAMFPRKIGIPQAMQPSHRISDAYIQKLERQLVRKGFSVHRYVDDFRLIADDQSAAHDAIEYAVDMAREIGLVLADGKTKLWPKQRVKEDIDKINRAFDEFRSQAEDELWAVETERMGYDDEPFFDDDDDDDDLAAQDEDEIDFASLSRVIEDWSRGEEPMRGVHAHFGPGTLKRLQSATSRLEDDWLVKITEREPIRLYEVISYLRRRSEMDQNWAALRRLTQLPRQSPWAKLWMVGLAGQLAAGASEHEREILDWVKQLLQDRHETVRAEAAWFLSRRRSISMEELAEIYMQASDVTRVGVAACVGSLDGNTASTVGKAIKGDSKLCNAAYNWGSTYVD from the coding sequence GTGGAAACGATCACAATGCCTAAGAGGGGGCATGGGCCAAGGCCGATAACTATCCTCCCACCTGAAGCGAGGGTGCTCTACGAAGCCTTGGTGCAGGAACTTGAGCCGCACCTCCCCGCTTCCTCCCGTGACATCGACATTGATGAACACCGCAAGTTTGGTACAGACGATTCTGTGGATCCGACAAAGTACATCGTTGACTTCGATATAGCCGCATTTTACGAATATGTTGACCACAGAATATTAGCCGAAGAGTTACTGATGCAGACTATGAACTCTTCCGCAGTATCTGCGCTCAACGATCTTTTACATGCAATGTTCCCCCGCAAAATTGGCATCCCTCAAGCAATGCAGCCAAGTCATCGCATTTCCGATGCCTACATACAAAAGTTAGAGCGACAACTTGTGCGCAAGGGATTTTCTGTCCACCGGTACGTCGATGACTTCCGGCTTATTGCCGATGATCAAAGCGCAGCACATGATGCAATAGAGTATGCGGTCGACATGGCTAGGGAGATTGGCCTAGTGCTGGCGGATGGGAAGACTAAGCTGTGGCCAAAGCAGCGAGTTAAGGAAGACATAGACAAAATCAACCGTGCATTCGACGAGTTTCGAAGCCAAGCTGAGGACGAACTCTGGGCTGTAGAAACCGAGAGGATGGGCTATGACGACGAGCCATTCTTTGACGATGACGATGACGATGACGACTTGGCGGCGCAGGACGAGGACGAGATCGACTTCGCATCTCTGAGCAGAGTCATAGAAGACTGGAGCCGCGGGGAAGAGCCCATGCGCGGTGTCCATGCTCATTTCGGCCCCGGTACTCTAAAGCGTCTCCAGTCGGCAACCAGCCGGCTAGAAGACGACTGGCTCGTTAAGATCACCGAGCGTGAGCCCATCAGGCTCTATGAAGTCATCTCCTACTTACGCCGACGGTCAGAAATGGATCAAAACTGGGCTGCACTGAGACGCTTGACCCAACTGCCGCGTCAAAGCCCATGGGCGAAGTTGTGGATGGTAGGGTTGGCGGGTCAATTAGCTGCAGGAGCCTCTGAACATGAACGGGAAATCCTAGATTGGGTTAAACAGCTGTTGCAAGACAGGCACGAGACGGTTAGGGCGGAAGCGGCCTGGTTCCTGTCAAGACGAAGGTCTATTTCAATGGAGGAGTTGGCCGAGATCTACATGCAAGCGTCTGATGTTACTAGGGTTGGTGTCGCCGCTTGTGTCGGATCCCTGGATGGTAATACTGCGAGCACGGTCGGAAAGGCCATCAAGGGAGACTCAAAGTTGTGTAATGCTGCCTATAACTGGGGCTCCACATATGTTGATTAG
- a CDS encoding endonuclease domain-containing protein: MFGNKLCPPCGEWKPEHDFSKNSKSSDGLNGRCRRCHASAQKKAKYGIDLGEFETLMQAQGGQCAICPATARADGFRLSIDHDHACCPGTLSCGNCIRGLLCPDCNRGLGLFRDNIQSLLRAAEYLSGGGVITPRVPTLEAVLDADEPRSGSVDDDDDGLSGAMAVA, encoded by the coding sequence ATGTTTGGAAACAAGCTGTGTCCGCCCTGCGGCGAGTGGAAGCCTGAGCATGACTTCTCCAAGAACTCCAAGTCCAGCGACGGACTGAACGGTCGGTGCAGGCGTTGTCATGCATCGGCTCAAAAGAAGGCGAAGTACGGCATTGATCTAGGCGAGTTCGAAACGCTGATGCAAGCCCAGGGAGGGCAATGTGCCATTTGCCCAGCAACTGCAAGGGCTGACGGTTTTCGCTTGTCCATAGACCATGACCACGCTTGTTGCCCGGGAACCCTTTCATGCGGGAATTGTATTCGAGGACTCCTTTGCCCCGACTGCAATCGCGGCCTTGGGCTCTTTCGCGACAACATTCAGTCGCTGTTGAGGGCTGCAGAATACCTCAGCGGAGGCGGAGTAATCACACCTAGGGTTCCAACCCTCGAGGCGGTACTTGACGCTGACGAACCGAGATCTGGCAGCGTCGATGATGATGACGATGGACTCTCTGGCGCCATGGCCGTTGCCTGA
- a CDS encoding amino acid permease — protein sequence MEQQTKTSARALGAALKPRQLTMMGLGSAIGAGLFIGSGAGIQAAGPAVLISYLVAGTLIILVMWALGEMAAANPDSGAFSVYTAKAYGPVAGATVGWLWWLQLVVVIAAEALGAAGLLATIFPALPVWLMAFVFIVVLTAVNLTSVKNFGEFEFWFALLKVAAIVAFLAVGAALLFGWLPGVQSPGLSNFTGAGFAPSGFAGIATALFVVAFAFGGTEIVSVAAAETAEPARSVKKAVRTVLWRILVFYIGAIFVIAAVVPVGSAGLKSPFAAVLDAAGMPGAATAITLVAVAALLSALNANLYGASRMAYSLAERGEAPRLLASVSKARVPVVAVLASVAFGVVTVVLELAFPEKVLPVLLNIVGSTCLLVWTSALLAQLALRLRADREGMELPLRMPGFPWLTVFGLVILAAIFTVGFIGEDSRPQLLSTFALVALLAVGCWVHHRNRKVAPVVESSEPAKSPVLID from the coding sequence ATGGAACAACAGACAAAGACGTCTGCCCGCGCCCTCGGCGCGGCCCTCAAACCCCGCCAGCTCACCATGATGGGCCTGGGAAGCGCCATCGGCGCCGGCCTCTTCATCGGCTCCGGCGCAGGCATCCAGGCTGCCGGCCCGGCGGTGCTGATCTCCTACCTCGTGGCCGGCACGCTCATCATCCTGGTGATGTGGGCGCTGGGCGAGATGGCCGCCGCCAACCCGGACAGCGGCGCCTTCTCCGTTTACACCGCCAAGGCCTACGGGCCGGTGGCCGGTGCCACGGTGGGCTGGCTCTGGTGGCTGCAGCTCGTGGTGGTCATCGCGGCGGAAGCGCTCGGTGCGGCCGGCCTGCTGGCCACCATCTTCCCGGCCCTGCCCGTGTGGCTCATGGCCTTCGTGTTCATCGTGGTGCTCACCGCCGTGAACCTCACCAGTGTGAAGAACTTCGGCGAGTTCGAGTTCTGGTTCGCTCTGCTGAAGGTGGCAGCAATCGTGGCGTTCCTCGCTGTGGGCGCCGCGCTGCTCTTCGGCTGGCTGCCGGGCGTCCAGTCGCCGGGCCTGTCCAACTTCACGGGTGCCGGATTCGCGCCCAGCGGTTTTGCCGGTATTGCCACGGCACTCTTCGTGGTGGCCTTCGCGTTCGGCGGCACTGAGATTGTCTCGGTGGCGGCAGCTGAAACCGCCGAGCCTGCACGCAGCGTGAAGAAAGCAGTCCGGACGGTGCTGTGGCGCATCCTGGTCTTCTACATCGGCGCCATCTTCGTCATCGCGGCTGTTGTTCCCGTCGGTTCGGCCGGGCTGAAGAGCCCGTTCGCCGCAGTGCTGGACGCCGCCGGAATGCCCGGTGCTGCCACCGCCATCACCCTGGTGGCCGTGGCAGCACTGCTTTCGGCCCTCAACGCCAACCTCTACGGTGCGTCACGGATGGCGTACTCCCTCGCGGAGAGGGGTGAGGCACCACGCCTGCTTGCCTCGGTGTCCAAGGCGCGTGTCCCGGTTGTCGCAGTCCTGGCCAGCGTTGCCTTCGGTGTTGTCACGGTGGTGCTGGAGCTGGCCTTCCCCGAGAAGGTCCTGCCCGTCCTGCTCAACATCGTGGGTTCGACGTGCCTGCTGGTGTGGACGTCCGCGCTCCTGGCCCAGCTTGCGCTGCGCCTCCGCGCCGACCGCGAGGGGATGGAGCTTCCCCTGCGGATGCCCGGCTTCCCGTGGCTCACGGTGTTTGGCCTGGTCATCCTCGCCGCAATCTTCACGGTGGGCTTCATCGGCGAGGATTCCCGTCCCCAGCTCCTGAGCACTTTCGCACTCGTGGCGCTTCTTGCGGTGGGGTGCTGGGTGCACCACCGGAACCGGAAGGTTGCGCCGGTTGTCGAATCTTCTGAGCCCGCCAAGTCCCCGGTGCTCATCGACTGA
- the hisC gene encoding histidinol-phosphate transaminase produces the protein MTRDQLLTAPDTALPTLRGAVAGLPPYVPGRRSAGADIAALASNESHYEPLPAAAAAVAAAAGTMNRYPDSAAVELRERIALHLGVTAGEVAVGPGSVGVLQQIITGLCDAGDEVIFAWRSFEAYPILVELAGARPVRIPLDDVEGHDLEAMAAAVTDRTKVILLCTPNNPTGVPISHDRIEAFLQAVRSDVLVVIDEAYVEYAEAGSGPDSLALYRRYPNVCILRTFSKAYGLAGLRVGYAVAVPAIAEGLRRTALPFSVSALAQKAAIASLDAGEEMEARVAAVRQERARMAAQLEAQGWKLQPSQGNFLWIRADESLRARLVDAFDAAGLMVRAYQGDGVRITVADTASNDRVLRLLEAHAA, from the coding sequence ATGACCCGTGATCAGCTCCTCACCGCACCGGACACCGCGCTCCCCACCCTTCGTGGCGCGGTGGCCGGCCTCCCGCCCTACGTCCCGGGACGGCGCAGCGCAGGCGCGGACATTGCAGCCCTCGCCAGCAACGAAAGCCACTACGAGCCCCTGCCCGCTGCCGCCGCCGCGGTGGCCGCCGCGGCCGGTACGATGAACCGCTACCCGGACAGTGCCGCCGTCGAACTCCGTGAACGGATTGCCCTCCACCTCGGCGTCACGGCCGGAGAGGTGGCGGTGGGACCCGGCAGCGTGGGCGTCCTCCAGCAGATCATCACCGGCCTGTGCGACGCCGGCGATGAAGTGATCTTCGCGTGGCGCTCGTTCGAGGCCTACCCCATCCTGGTTGAGCTGGCAGGCGCCCGGCCGGTCCGCATCCCGCTGGACGACGTTGAGGGCCACGACCTCGAGGCCATGGCCGCGGCCGTCACTGACCGCACGAAGGTCATCCTGCTCTGCACCCCCAACAATCCCACCGGCGTGCCGATCAGCCACGACCGCATTGAGGCCTTCCTGCAGGCCGTCCGCTCCGACGTCCTCGTGGTGATCGACGAGGCCTATGTGGAATACGCCGAAGCGGGCAGCGGCCCCGATTCCCTGGCGCTCTACCGCCGGTACCCGAACGTCTGCATCCTGCGCACCTTCTCCAAGGCCTACGGGCTCGCCGGCTTGCGCGTGGGATACGCCGTGGCGGTGCCGGCCATCGCCGAGGGACTCCGCCGGACCGCCCTTCCCTTCTCGGTCAGCGCGCTGGCCCAGAAGGCGGCCATCGCGTCGTTGGACGCGGGGGAGGAGATGGAAGCGCGGGTGGCCGCCGTCAGGCAGGAACGCGCACGGATGGCCGCGCAGCTCGAAGCCCAGGGCTGGAAACTGCAGCCGAGCCAGGGCAATTTCCTATGGATCCGCGCAGACGAGAGCCTCCGCGCGAGGCTGGTGGATGCGTTTGACGCCGCCGGCCTCATGGTCCGGGCGTACCAGGGCGACGGCGTGCGGATCACCGTTGCCGATACCGCCTCCAACGACCGCGTGCTCCGGCTCTTGGAAGCGCACGCAGCCTGA
- a CDS encoding Lrp/AsnC family transcriptional regulator produces MTIPNPRALDSLDGRIILALDKDPEASALALSRTLGVARNTVHARLARLERSGALRSFSRRLDPAALGYDLMAFLSLSISQTRTGAVEDGLAAIPEVIEVHATTGDADLMAKVVARSTADLYRITNEILEIEGIQRTSTAISVLELMPPRYDGLLSRLSEQESRPSS; encoded by the coding sequence ATGACCATCCCGAACCCCCGCGCCCTGGATTCTCTCGACGGCAGGATCATCCTGGCCCTCGACAAAGATCCCGAAGCCAGCGCCCTGGCACTCTCGCGGACGCTCGGCGTGGCACGGAACACGGTGCACGCCCGGCTGGCACGGCTCGAGCGCAGCGGCGCCCTCCGCTCCTTCAGCCGGAGGCTGGATCCCGCCGCGCTCGGCTATGACCTGATGGCCTTCCTCTCGCTGTCCATCAGCCAGACGCGGACGGGCGCGGTGGAAGACGGGCTCGCCGCGATCCCGGAGGTCATCGAGGTGCACGCCACCACCGGGGACGCGGACCTCATGGCCAAGGTGGTGGCACGCAGCACGGCGGATCTCTACCGCATCACCAACGAGATCCTGGAAATCGAGGGGATCCAGCGGACCAGCACGGCCATTTCCGTACTGGAACTCATGCCGCCCCGCTATGACGGCCTCCTGAGCCGGCTCTCCGAGCAGGAATCCCGCCCCTCCTCCTGA
- a CDS encoding haloacid dehalogenase type II, producing the protein MAEADRAGTREETMAGNPAAIVFDVNETLSDMSPLADRFADVGAPPLLAKVWFASLLRDGFALAAAGDKQAFAYIGAEALRGLLPAKELNRDAEESVQHIMTALSGLKLHPDVPGGVRALKNAGYRLATLTNGSTGTAEKLFTDGGIRDQFDLLLSVEDAPAWKPAPASYHYASGVLGVPAGQLLLVAVHPWDIHGAARAGLHTAWLNRTGAQYPAYFSKPDYTLATLDELPGALAADC; encoded by the coding sequence ATGGCAGAGGCGGATCGCGCCGGAACCCGGGAGGAAACCATGGCTGGAAACCCTGCAGCAATAGTCTTCGACGTCAACGAGACGTTGTCCGATATGTCACCCCTGGCGGACCGGTTTGCGGACGTGGGTGCTCCTCCGCTGCTGGCGAAGGTGTGGTTTGCCAGCCTGCTGCGTGACGGCTTCGCCCTTGCCGCCGCCGGGGACAAGCAGGCGTTTGCTTATATCGGGGCTGAAGCCCTGCGCGGGCTGCTTCCAGCAAAGGAACTCAACCGGGACGCGGAGGAGTCCGTGCAACACATCATGACCGCCCTGTCCGGACTGAAGCTGCACCCGGACGTCCCCGGAGGCGTACGGGCACTGAAGAACGCCGGCTACCGGCTGGCAACACTGACCAACGGCTCCACTGGCACCGCCGAGAAACTGTTCACGGACGGCGGGATCCGGGACCAGTTTGACCTCCTGCTATCCGTAGAGGATGCACCGGCCTGGAAGCCGGCGCCCGCCTCCTACCACTACGCCAGCGGCGTCCTCGGTGTTCCGGCCGGGCAACTGCTGCTGGTGGCGGTACACCCCTGGGACATCCACGGGGCCGCGCGGGCAGGCTTGCACACCGCCTGGCTCAACCGCACCGGAGCACAGTACCCCGCCTATTTTTCGAAGCCGGACTACACTTTGGCAACCCTGGACGAACTGCCCGGCGCCTTGGCCGCGGATTGCTAA